A window of the Pseudomonas furukawaii genome harbors these coding sequences:
- a CDS encoding MFS transporter: MPDSRSWPTPIRALRHPNFRLYFTGQAVSTLGSWLQQVALAWLIYRLTGSAALLGVTTFASLLPQLLVGPLAGAWIDRHDKRRLLIGVQGLLGLQAIALTVLTATGLIGPTLIVLMAAVLGVLNAFDTPLRQSLLSQFVSGKEDLPNALALNAMLFNASRFIGPPLAGLLLGFTSEATCFALNALSYLGLAAGLLVIRMAPTPRAAGSTGDVFREGLTYVAAQPPIRQMMLSVLVVNLTASSYAVLLPVFAKDIFAGDARTLGWLWGAAGLGSLVGTLLLANRHALTSLVGTILACALAGGAGLLAFAASQHLALSLLAMAVIGFSITNCNVGTNILLQSLAPERLRGRVVSLYTSTRFGFDAIGGLLVGILAEQVGAPWAMASAGFLLLGYCAWLLPRQRRLARQVADAPREDG; the protein is encoded by the coding sequence ATGCCCGACTCCCGCTCCTGGCCCACGCCCATCCGCGCCCTGCGTCATCCGAACTTCCGTCTCTACTTCACCGGCCAGGCCGTTTCCACGCTGGGCAGCTGGCTGCAGCAGGTGGCACTGGCCTGGCTGATCTACCGCCTCACCGGCTCGGCGGCGCTGCTCGGGGTCACCACCTTCGCCTCGCTGCTGCCGCAGCTGCTGGTGGGGCCCCTGGCGGGGGCGTGGATCGACCGGCATGACAAGCGCCGCCTGCTGATCGGCGTACAGGGTTTGCTGGGGCTCCAGGCCATCGCCCTGACGGTGCTGACGGCGACCGGCCTGATCGGCCCGACGCTGATCGTCCTGATGGCGGCAGTCCTGGGGGTGCTGAATGCCTTCGATACGCCGCTGCGGCAGTCGCTGCTCAGCCAGTTCGTCAGCGGCAAGGAGGACCTGCCCAACGCCCTGGCGCTGAACGCCATGCTGTTCAACGCTTCGCGCTTCATCGGCCCGCCGCTGGCCGGCCTGCTGCTGGGGTTCACCAGTGAAGCCACCTGTTTCGCCCTCAATGCCCTCTCCTACCTGGGCCTGGCCGCCGGGCTGCTGGTCATCCGCATGGCGCCCACGCCCCGGGCGGCCGGTTCCACCGGGGATGTGTTCCGCGAGGGGCTGACCTACGTCGCCGCCCAACCGCCCATTCGCCAGATGATGCTCAGCGTGCTGGTGGTCAACCTCACCGCCTCCAGCTACGCGGTGCTGCTGCCGGTGTTCGCCAAGGACATCTTCGCCGGCGACGCCCGCACCCTGGGCTGGCTCTGGGGCGCCGCCGGCCTGGGGTCCCTGGTGGGAACCCTGCTGCTCGCCAACCGCCATGCCCTGACCAGCCTGGTCGGCACCATCCTGGCCTGCGCCCTGGCCGGCGGCGCCGGGTTGCTGGCCTTCGCCGCCAGCCAGCACCTGGCCCTGTCCCTGCTGGCCATGGCGGTGATCGGCTTCTCCATCACCAACTGCAACGTCGGCACCAACATCCTCCTGCAGAGCCTCGCGCCGGAACGCCTGCGGGGTCGCGTGGTATCGCTCTACACCTCGACGCGCTTCGGCTTCGACGCTATCGGCGGCCTGCTGGTGGGCATCCTCGCCGAGCAGGTTGGCGCGCCCTGGGCCATGGCCAGCGCCGGGTTCCTGCTGCTGGGCTACTGCGCCTGGCTGCTGCCTCGGCAACGACGCCTGGCCCGGCAAGTCGCCGACGCACCCCGGGAGGACGGCTGA
- a CDS encoding helix-turn-helix transcriptional regulator — MSRIATELLDAFSSTTLELQRLARDTPIERFRSLALAELQRLLPFHKAWWGRSAMNDGIPEPQSSHLHNLPARYVTDWQLIRHEDTTIDRVHANLGQAAIVDLHATDTPPGLRWLGERYGIGELLCIVHTDPETALSDHLALYRNPGAPRFTGQDRLLINQLMRHLVVAVSTNQIHTLANRREGLSNPRNLALAICDARGILHCAERGFVELLLSEWPDWTGPRLPMSLDPLAPQDCRLQIEVSAAGDLLLVAARSLVPLQRLSARENDVAQRFGEGMTYKEIARELGVAPNTVRHHIRTIYSKLGVNDKARIAQLLHAPPD, encoded by the coding sequence ATGAGCAGGATCGCCACTGAACTGCTGGACGCATTCAGCAGCACCACGCTGGAGCTGCAGCGCCTGGCCCGAGACACACCCATCGAACGCTTCCGCAGCCTGGCCCTGGCCGAACTCCAGCGCCTGTTGCCCTTCCACAAGGCCTGGTGGGGACGTTCGGCCATGAACGACGGTATTCCCGAGCCCCAGAGTTCCCACCTGCACAACCTGCCGGCGCGCTACGTGACCGATTGGCAGCTTATCCGCCACGAGGACACCACCATCGACCGGGTCCACGCCAACCTGGGCCAGGCGGCCATCGTCGACCTTCACGCCACGGACACCCCGCCCGGCCTGCGCTGGCTGGGGGAGCGCTACGGCATCGGCGAACTGCTCTGCATCGTTCACACCGATCCGGAGACCGCCCTCAGCGATCATCTGGCCCTGTACCGGAATCCGGGTGCACCCCGCTTCACCGGCCAGGACCGCTTGCTGATCAACCAGTTGATGCGTCACCTGGTAGTGGCGGTCTCCACCAACCAGATCCACACCCTCGCCAACCGGCGGGAGGGCCTGTCCAATCCCCGCAACCTGGCCCTGGCGATCTGCGACGCCCGAGGCATCCTGCACTGCGCCGAACGTGGCTTCGTCGAACTGCTGCTGAGCGAATGGCCGGACTGGACCGGCCCCCGGCTACCCATGTCGCTGGACCCGCTGGCCCCGCAGGACTGCCGGCTGCAGATCGAGGTGTCCGCCGCCGGCGATCTGCTGCTGGTCGCCGCCCGCAGCCTGGTTCCCTTGCAGCGGCTCAGCGCCCGCGAGAACGATGTGGCCCAGCGTTTCGGCGAAGGCATGACCTACAAGGAAATCGCCCGCGAACTGGGCGTGGCGCCCAATACCGTGCGCCACCACATCCGCACCATCTATTCCAAGCTCGGCGTGAACGACAAGGCCCGCATCGCCCAGTTGCTCCACGCGCCGCCCGACTGA
- a CDS encoding APC family permease codes for MNKTSTNDLDLTATAGSPARSSLKSLGFATMIAICIGVVVVQGAMMSALQGMGFGGLGFLAAFAVAFILAQCYVQSFAELSLMFPQAGTLATYTQKAIGHFPAIVAVFAGYVIVAMFGLSAELLLVDAILDKLFPGVFPATLVPLAILALLTVLNILGTDVFARLQNVFTFAMVVALLLVGVTAVSGLGEAPAMGFVPDVDWGWGGVLDGSFIGLVALAMWLLVGAEFICPLIGEVRQPERNIPRSMMLSLTITFTLFVIFCIGASRYLSVETLTTSPLPYLDYVFAVFGKGAVIIATVMALTATCSTVNTVLAAVPRMLCGMAENGQAFPQMKVLHKRFGTPWMAIVFVAIIIALPFLLMGPDSIITLLIAASTSWLLAYIIAHVNVMVLRRRHPDLPRPYKSAFYPLPQVVGILGMGYIALNNSPSPEMTQTVYLLTGAVLAVVSLIALLWVKLVMKRKLFEPDI; via the coding sequence ATGAACAAGACCTCCACCAACGACCTGGACCTGACGGCGACGGCCGGCTCGCCGGCCCGTTCCAGCCTGAAGTCCCTGGGCTTCGCCACCATGATCGCCATCTGCATCGGCGTGGTGGTGGTGCAGGGCGCGATGATGTCGGCGCTGCAGGGCATGGGCTTCGGCGGCCTGGGCTTCCTCGCCGCCTTCGCCGTGGCCTTCATCCTGGCCCAGTGCTACGTGCAGAGCTTCGCCGAGCTGTCGCTGATGTTCCCCCAGGCCGGCACCCTGGCGACCTACACGCAAAAGGCCATCGGCCACTTCCCGGCCATAGTCGCGGTGTTCGCGGGGTACGTGATAGTCGCCATGTTCGGCCTCTCCGCCGAACTGCTGCTGGTGGACGCCATCCTCGACAAGCTGTTTCCCGGGGTATTCCCCGCGACCCTGGTGCCCTTGGCCATCCTGGCGTTGCTGACGGTGCTGAATATCCTCGGCACCGACGTCTTCGCCCGGCTGCAGAACGTCTTCACCTTCGCCATGGTGGTGGCCCTGCTGCTGGTGGGGGTGACGGCGGTGAGCGGGCTGGGCGAGGCGCCCGCCATGGGATTCGTGCCGGACGTGGACTGGGGATGGGGCGGCGTCCTCGACGGCAGCTTCATCGGCCTGGTGGCCCTGGCCATGTGGCTGCTGGTGGGGGCGGAGTTCATCTGCCCGCTGATCGGCGAGGTGCGCCAGCCGGAACGCAACATCCCGCGCTCGATGATGCTCTCGCTGACCATCACCTTCACCCTGTTCGTGATCTTCTGCATCGGCGCCAGCCGCTACCTGTCGGTGGAGACCCTGACCACCTCGCCGCTGCCTTACCTGGACTACGTGTTCGCGGTGTTCGGCAAGGGCGCGGTGATCATCGCCACGGTGATGGCCCTGACCGCCACCTGCTCCACGGTCAACACCGTGCTGGCGGCGGTGCCGCGCATGCTCTGCGGCATGGCCGAGAACGGCCAGGCCTTCCCGCAGATGAAGGTGCTGCACAAGCGCTTCGGCACGCCCTGGATGGCCATTGTCTTCGTCGCCATCATCATCGCGCTGCCGTTCCTGCTGATGGGGCCGGATTCCATCATCACGCTGCTGATCGCCGCGTCCACCAGCTGGCTGCTGGCCTACATCATCGCCCACGTCAACGTGATGGTGCTGCGCCGGCGCCACCCGGACCTGCCGCGTCCCTACAAGTCGGCCTTCTACCCGTTGCCGCAGGTCGTCGGCATCCTCGGCATGGGCTACATCGCGCTGAACAACTCGCCGTCGCCGGAGATGACCCAGACCGTCTACCTGCTCACCGGCGCGGTGCTGGCCGTGGTCAGCCTGATCGCCCTGCTGTGGGTGAAGCTGGTGATGAAGCGCAAGCTGTTCGAGCCGGATATCTGA
- a CDS encoding aldehyde dehydrogenase family protein — protein sequence MSIALDPRVAAFVQARHGLLIDGQSRPALSGSEMPVHDPSTGEVLARVAVAAPADVDLAVAAARRAFEGSWASQRPADRERLLLKLADLLEAHGEELAQLETLNNGKSINLSRAIEVGAGVEYVRYMAGWATKIEGKSLDLSIGAIPGGKFRAYTVPEPVGVVGAIVPWNFPLLMALWKVVPALACGCTLVLKPADETPLTALRLGQLCLEAGIPAGVVNIVTGVGAEAGAALAAHPGIDKLAFTGSTQVGKLIGHAAVENMTRFTLELGGKSPVIVLDDAALDQAAAGAAGAVFFNNGQVCTAGSRLYVQRKSFDQVLERLHGIAGSLSIGPGLDPTAQINPLISAKQQRRVLAMVDGGRAQGASVICGGEAHGERGFYVKPTVIAGVRPDMDVVREEIFGPVLVATAFDDLDEVVGLANDSPYGLAASIWSNDLKQVMGLIPRLKAGTVWVNAHNLLDPSMPFGGFKQSGIGREMGHAAIEAFTENKSVCIAY from the coding sequence ATGAGCATTGCCCTTGACCCCCGTGTCGCGGCCTTCGTGCAGGCCCGCCATGGGCTTTTGATCGATGGCCAGTCCCGGCCGGCGCTGTCCGGTAGCGAGATGCCGGTGCATGACCCTTCCACAGGCGAGGTACTGGCGCGGGTGGCGGTGGCCGCCCCGGCCGACGTGGACTTGGCGGTGGCTGCCGCCCGACGGGCCTTCGAGGGCAGCTGGGCGTCCCAGCGCCCGGCGGACCGCGAGCGGCTGCTGCTGAAGCTGGCGGATCTTCTGGAGGCGCACGGCGAGGAGCTGGCGCAGCTGGAAACCCTGAACAACGGCAAGTCCATCAACCTGTCGCGGGCCATCGAGGTGGGCGCGGGCGTCGAGTACGTGCGCTACATGGCCGGCTGGGCCACCAAGATCGAGGGCAAGAGCCTGGACCTCTCCATCGGCGCCATTCCCGGCGGCAAGTTCCGCGCCTACACGGTGCCGGAGCCGGTGGGCGTGGTGGGGGCGATCGTGCCCTGGAACTTCCCGTTGCTGATGGCGCTGTGGAAGGTGGTGCCGGCGCTCGCCTGCGGTTGCACCCTGGTGCTCAAACCGGCCGACGAGACGCCGCTGACCGCCTTGCGCCTTGGCCAGCTGTGCCTGGAGGCGGGCATCCCGGCGGGGGTGGTGAACATCGTCACCGGTGTCGGCGCGGAAGCCGGCGCGGCCCTGGCGGCGCATCCGGGCATCGACAAGCTGGCCTTCACCGGGTCCACCCAGGTGGGCAAGCTGATCGGCCACGCGGCCGTGGAGAACATGACCCGCTTCACCCTCGAACTGGGCGGCAAGAGCCCGGTGATCGTGCTGGACGACGCGGCGCTCGACCAGGCCGCCGCCGGGGCGGCCGGGGCCGTGTTCTTCAATAACGGCCAGGTCTGCACCGCCGGTTCGCGCCTCTATGTGCAGCGCAAATCCTTCGACCAGGTGCTGGAGCGCCTGCACGGCATCGCCGGCTCCCTCAGCATCGGCCCGGGCCTGGATCCGACCGCGCAGATCAATCCGCTGATCTCCGCCAAGCAGCAGCGTCGGGTGCTGGCCATGGTCGACGGCGGCCGCGCCCAGGGGGCCAGCGTGATCTGCGGGGGCGAGGCCCATGGCGAGCGCGGTTTCTACGTCAAGCCGACGGTGATCGCGGGGGTCCGCCCGGACATGGACGTGGTCCGCGAGGAAATCTTCGGCCCGGTGCTGGTGGCCACCGCCTTCGATGACCTCGACGAGGTGGTCGGCCTGGCCAACGACAGCCCCTACGGGCTGGCCGCGAGCATCTGGTCCAACGACCTGAAGCAGGTCATGGGCCTGATCCCGCGCCTCAAGGCCGGCACCGTCTGGGTCAACGCCCACAACCTGCTGGACCCCTCCATGCCCTTCGGCGGCTTCAAGCAGTCGGGCATCGGCCGCGAGATGGGGCATGCGGCCATCGAGGCCTTCACCGAGAACAAGTCCGTCTGCATCGCCTATTGA
- a CDS encoding MFS transporter, protein MARSPSTPPALLAAIVLFAAITPAVLMTAPALAAQLASQWQLSPGQIGDLFSAELGAMSLATLPAIWWLKRVNWRLAALLAGTLFVTGNLASAWAEGYTTLVILRFLTALAGGSLMILCLSSAATTDNPSRVYGLWVMGQLVLGAIGLALLPKLFASQGLASGYLLLAALGLLVLPLARAFPSGAQSPAQARSEDYGAPPLRVGLGILGLLGFYIALSGVWTFIGAMGESAGLDAQANGNVLAIATLMGILGAVIAAVIGERLPRVPSLWLGFGLMALSTLLLLGQPQLARFAIAALVFKFTWTYVLPFILASLADLDPSGRLMNLSNLVIGGGLALGPALAGRLIERQGGFDGLLLAAAVITLLSLLAVLGSRERGRAVASFDSH, encoded by the coding sequence ATGGCCCGTTCCCCGTCCACGCCCCCGGCCCTGCTCGCCGCCATCGTCCTCTTCGCCGCCATCACTCCCGCCGTGCTGATGACCGCCCCGGCCCTGGCCGCCCAGCTCGCCAGCCAGTGGCAACTGAGCCCGGGGCAGATCGGCGACCTGTTTTCCGCCGAGCTGGGGGCCATGAGCCTGGCCACCCTGCCCGCCATCTGGTGGCTCAAGCGCGTGAACTGGCGCCTCGCGGCACTGCTGGCCGGGACCCTGTTCGTCACCGGCAACCTCGCCTCGGCCTGGGCGGAGGGTTACACCACCCTGGTGATCCTTCGTTTCCTCACCGCCCTGGCGGGTGGCTCGCTGATGATCCTCTGCCTCTCCAGCGCCGCCACCACCGACAACCCCAGCCGGGTCTACGGCCTGTGGGTCATGGGCCAACTGGTGCTGGGCGCCATCGGACTGGCGCTGCTGCCGAAGCTGTTCGCCTCCCAGGGCCTCGCCTCCGGCTACCTGCTGCTGGCGGCTCTCGGCCTGCTGGTGCTGCCCCTGGCCCGCGCCTTCCCGAGTGGTGCGCAATCACCGGCACAGGCTCGGAGCGAGGATTACGGCGCTCCCCCGCTCAGGGTGGGCCTCGGCATCCTGGGCCTGCTGGGCTTCTACATTGCGCTCTCCGGGGTCTGGACCTTCATCGGTGCCATGGGCGAGAGCGCCGGACTGGATGCCCAGGCCAATGGCAATGTCCTCGCCATCGCCACCCTGATGGGCATTCTCGGCGCCGTCATCGCGGCCGTGATCGGTGAACGCCTGCCCCGTGTGCCATCGCTCTGGCTCGGTTTCGGCCTGATGGCGCTGTCCACCCTGCTGCTGCTCGGGCAACCGCAACTGGCGCGCTTCGCCATCGCCGCCCTGGTGTTCAAGTTCACCTGGACCTATGTGCTGCCGTTCATCCTCGCCAGCCTCGCGGACCTGGACCCGAGCGGGCGCCTGATGAACCTCAGCAACCTGGTGATCGGCGGCGGCCTCGCCCTGGGACCGGCCCTGGCCGGACGCCTGATCGAGCGCCAGGGCGGTTTCGACGGCCTGCTGCTGGCCGCAGCCGTCATCACGCTCCTGTCCCTGCTGGCCGTGCTCGGCAGCCGCGAGCGCGGCCGCGCGGTCGCGTCCTTCGATTCCCACTGA
- a CDS encoding aspartate aminotransferase family protein encodes MSTKDNAFWHPMLHPNEMKQREPIRIVRGEGCYVFDDKGNRLVDGVAGLWNVNVGHGRKEIKAAISAQLDELEYFQLFDGISHPRAEELAARVIGMLEPEGMRRVAFSSGGSDAIETALKLARQYWKLQGQADRTKFISLRQGYHGTHFGGASINGNTVFRRNYEPLLPGCFHIDTPWLYRNPYSQDPEELGQICADLLEREIQFQSPDTVAAFIAEPIQGAGGVIVPPANYWPLIRKVCDKYGVLLIADEIVTGFGRSGSLFGSRLWGVKPDIMCLAKGISSGYIPLGATTVNERIEQAFAANGNFTGAIMHGYTYSGHPVACAAALANLDIVEQENLPANAAKQGEHLLKSLASFPERFAAVGEVRGKGLMVALDLVSDKATREPIDPLGGYANRVAEIARANGVMVRPVGTKIILSPPLVIEREQIDTLVNALAIGFQEARY; translated from the coding sequence GTGAGCACCAAAGACAACGCCTTCTGGCATCCCATGCTGCACCCCAACGAGATGAAGCAGCGCGAACCCATCCGCATCGTCCGTGGCGAGGGCTGCTACGTCTTCGATGACAAGGGCAACCGCCTGGTGGACGGCGTCGCCGGCCTCTGGAACGTCAACGTCGGCCACGGCCGCAAGGAGATCAAGGCCGCCATCAGCGCCCAGCTGGACGAATTGGAATACTTCCAGCTCTTCGACGGCATCAGCCATCCCCGCGCCGAGGAGCTGGCCGCCAGGGTGATCGGCATGCTGGAGCCGGAAGGCATGCGCCGCGTGGCCTTCAGCTCCGGGGGCTCGGACGCCATCGAGACCGCGCTGAAGCTGGCCCGCCAGTACTGGAAGCTCCAGGGCCAGGCCGATCGCACCAAGTTCATTTCCCTGCGCCAGGGCTACCACGGCACCCACTTCGGCGGCGCCTCGATCAACGGCAACACCGTGTTCCGCCGCAACTACGAGCCGCTGCTGCCGGGCTGCTTCCACATCGACACGCCCTGGCTCTACCGCAACCCCTACAGCCAGGACCCGGAAGAACTGGGGCAGATCTGCGCCGACCTGCTGGAGCGCGAGATCCAGTTCCAGAGCCCCGACACCGTGGCCGCCTTCATCGCCGAGCCCATCCAGGGCGCCGGCGGCGTGATCGTGCCACCGGCCAACTACTGGCCGCTGATCCGCAAGGTCTGCGACAAGTACGGCGTGCTGCTGATCGCCGACGAGATCGTCACCGGCTTCGGTCGCTCGGGTTCCCTGTTCGGCAGCCGCCTGTGGGGCGTCAAGCCGGACATCATGTGCCTGGCCAAGGGCATTTCCTCGGGCTACATCCCCCTGGGCGCCACCACGGTCAACGAGCGCATCGAGCAGGCCTTCGCCGCCAACGGCAACTTCACCGGCGCCATCATGCACGGCTACACCTACTCCGGGCATCCGGTGGCCTGCGCCGCAGCCCTGGCCAACCTGGACATCGTCGAGCAGGAAAACCTGCCGGCCAACGCCGCGAAACAGGGCGAGCACCTGCTCAAGAGCCTGGCCAGCTTCCCCGAGCGCTTCGCCGCAGTGGGCGAGGTACGCGGCAAGGGCCTGATGGTGGCGCTGGACCTGGTGAGCGACAAGGCCACCCGCGAGCCCATCGACCCCCTGGGCGGCTACGCCAACCGCGTCGCCGAGATCGCCCGCGCCAATGGCGTGATGGTCCGCCCGGTGGGCACCAAGATCATCCTCTCGCCACCGCTGGTGATCGAGCGGGAGCAGATCGACACCCTGGTCAACGCCCTGGCCATCGGTTTCCAGGAAGCCCGGTACTGA
- a CDS encoding helix-turn-helix transcriptional regulator yields MHDNFGLQCLQAFSRVVPASCLVFYRVDRNLRARDFQLLHMDRRTHRDYLAHYRDFDPLQPALCRDERQPVIPLRQAMARQGGEARRIYQGFLARHGIRDVVEVIAHDRQRPLVGISLLRTGPNPAFDARELQCLDGLRGLLDLAVRQWPVEQEDPLPTLAALTPREQQLALLLREGLSNKDLARELDLGLATVKTHLIHLFRKTGARSRTELVRRLFP; encoded by the coding sequence ATGCACGACAATTTCGGATTGCAGTGCCTGCAGGCCTTCAGCCGGGTGGTCCCCGCCTCCTGCCTGGTCTTCTACCGGGTGGACCGGAACCTGCGCGCCCGGGACTTCCAGTTGCTGCATATGGATAGGCGCACCCACCGCGACTACCTGGCCCACTACCGCGACTTCGACCCCCTGCAACCCGCTCTCTGCCGGGACGAACGCCAGCCCGTGATCCCGTTGCGCCAGGCCATGGCGCGCCAGGGCGGCGAGGCCCGGCGCATCTACCAGGGCTTCCTCGCCCGCCACGGGATCCGCGACGTGGTGGAGGTGATCGCCCATGATCGGCAACGCCCCCTGGTGGGCATCTCCCTGCTGCGCACGGGTCCGAACCCGGCCTTCGACGCCCGGGAACTCCAGTGCCTGGACGGCCTGCGCGGCCTGCTGGACCTGGCCGTGCGCCAATGGCCGGTGGAGCAGGAAGACCCGCTCCCCACCCTCGCCGCCCTCACGCCCCGCGAACAGCAACTCGCCCTGCTCCTGCGCGAGGGACTGTCCAACAAGGACCTGGCGCGGGAACTGGACCTGGGACTGGCGACGGTGAAGACCCACCTGATCCACCTGTTCCGCAAGACCGGCGCCCGCAGCCGGACGGAGCTGGTGCGCCGGCTGTTTCCCTAG
- a CDS encoding SDR family NAD(P)-dependent oxidoreductase, with amino-acid sequence MKSRTVLITGAGTGIGAACARRLASEGANLVLMGRRVAPLEAVAAETGGLVLAADVASSADWPRCIAAIVERFGGLDGVIANAGGHGLGSATDTGDDDWQAAMRANLDSAFHTARACLPLLVQRRGSMVLMASIAALAAGEGVCGYTTAKHALIGLTRSLARDYGPQGVRVNAVSPGWVRTPMADAEMQPLMERHGESLDAAYARVTAEVPLRRPASPEEIASVCRFLLGDESAIVTGINLVADGGSSIVDVPTLAFGRG; translated from the coding sequence ATGAAAAGCCGCACCGTGCTCATCACCGGCGCGGGCACCGGCATAGGCGCCGCCTGCGCGCGGCGCCTCGCCAGCGAAGGGGCGAACCTGGTGCTGATGGGGCGCCGCGTCGCGCCCCTGGAAGCGGTGGCCGCCGAAACCGGCGGCCTGGTGCTGGCGGCGGACGTCGCCAGCAGCGCCGACTGGCCGCGCTGCATCGCGGCCATCGTCGAACGCTTCGGCGGCCTCGACGGGGTGATCGCCAACGCCGGCGGCCATGGCCTGGGCAGCGCAACGGACACCGGCGATGACGACTGGCAGGCCGCCATGCGGGCCAACCTCGACAGTGCCTTCCACACGGCTCGCGCCTGCCTGCCCCTGCTGGTGCAACGGCGCGGCTCCATGGTGCTGATGGCCTCCATTGCCGCGCTGGCGGCCGGCGAAGGCGTGTGCGGCTACACCACCGCCAAGCACGCGCTCATCGGCCTGACCCGCTCCCTGGCGCGGGACTATGGCCCCCAGGGCGTGCGCGTCAACGCGGTCTCACCGGGCTGGGTGCGCACGCCCATGGCCGACGCCGAGATGCAGCCACTGATGGAGCGCCACGGCGAAAGCCTGGACGCGGCCTACGCGCGGGTCACCGCCGAGGTGCCGCTGCGGCGCCCGGCCAGCCCGGAGGAGATCGCCAGCGTCTGCCGCTTCCTGCTGGGCGACGAGTCCGCCATCGTCACCGGCATCAACCTGGTGGCCGACGGCGGCTCCAGCATCGTCGACGTGCCGACCCTGGCCTTCGGCCGCGGCTAG
- a CDS encoding molybdenum cofactor biosynthesis F family protein: MTTQPEWITVGALADGFAPEAFILPSLADLAGRTFTLHFANGWQIEHRFDARRVNWALADGSARGEADYRATSVREGLYLVDFLKEEDGRPVSVSLVLDIANGAFTAVLGRMPSEAECRGDLFSKALAGGELTSVRADFLHGSLDRPWQDGACPHAPTRELVGLRNLYRYSPTEVYEHIYLNENFYSWQCLKGVEQGLADTDRCHTIRIADQLYLFVWREKIVPTLGVILIDLQKHRSDGKICGYAGGDFGQLSNFPVSSHCSILNHTDYPQ; this comes from the coding sequence ATGACCACCCAACCCGAATGGATCACCGTAGGCGCCCTGGCCGACGGATTCGCCCCCGAAGCCTTCATCCTGCCCAGCCTGGCCGACCTCGCCGGGCGCACCTTCACCCTGCACTTCGCCAATGGCTGGCAGATCGAGCACCGCTTCGACGCCCGCCGGGTCAACTGGGCCCTGGCCGACGGCAGCGCCCGTGGCGAGGCCGACTACCGCGCCACCTCGGTACGCGAGGGCCTCTACCTGGTGGATTTCCTCAAGGAAGAAGACGGCCGCCCGGTGTCCGTCAGCCTGGTGCTGGACATCGCCAACGGTGCCTTCACCGCCGTGCTGGGACGCATGCCCAGCGAAGCCGAATGCCGTGGCGACCTGTTCAGCAAGGCGCTGGCCGGTGGCGAACTGACCTCGGTCCGCGCCGACTTCCTCCACGGCAGCCTCGACCGCCCCTGGCAGGACGGCGCCTGCCCCCACGCACCGACCCGCGAACTGGTGGGCCTGCGCAACCTCTACCGCTACAGCCCCACCGAGGTCTACGAGCACATCTACCTGAACGAGAACTTCTACAGCTGGCAATGCCTCAAGGGCGTCGAGCAGGGGCTGGCCGACACCGACCGCTGCCACACCATCAGGATCGCCGACCAGCTCTACCTCTTCGTCTGGCGCGAGAAGATCGTCCCGACCCTGGGCGTGATCCTGATCGACCTGCAGAAGCACCGCAGCGACGGCAAGATCTGCGGCTACGCCGGTGGCGACTTCGGCCAGCTGTCGAACTTCCCGGTCAGCTCCCACTGCAGCATCCTCAACCACACGGATTACCCGCAATGA